In a genomic window of Macrobrachium rosenbergii isolate ZJJX-2024 chromosome 44, ASM4041242v1, whole genome shotgun sequence:
- the LOC136829623 gene encoding uncharacterized protein, producing MPPGDHSLTSSPEFLEALRVTPPRGITALMDVESLFTNVPVDKTTQKILDHVCRDPTTPSLNIPEHALCALLEICTNKAPFSTHRGHMYTQIDGIAMGSPLGVLFANFYMDTVKKRVFNNIRNPQMCMRYSDDTFVSTETRNSVVSLGESIASLDVKSLFTRIPVDKTINITLRRICHSDATPHKFKGDLTTPNLYYGGLLPLT from the exons ATGCCCCCTGGTGATCACAGCTTGACGTCCTCACCAGAGTTCCTGGAAGCCCTGAGAGTGACACCCCCCAGAGGAATCACTGCCTTGATGGACGTGGAGTCCCTCTTCACTAATGTTCCTGTCGACAAAACAACCCAAAAAATTTTGGATCATGTATGCAGGGACCCTACCACTCCATCACTGAACATCCCCGAGCACGCCCTCTGTGCCCTCCTGGAGATATGTACCAAtaaggcccctttctccacccaCAGAGGCCACATGTACACCCAAATTGATGGCATagcgatgggttctccccttggagtcctctttgcaaatttttacatggacACCGTCAAGAAGAGGGTCTTTAACAATATAAGAAATCCACAAATGTGCATGAGGTACAGTGACGACACCTTCGTCAGCACTGAGACAA GGAACTCAGTGGTTTCTCTGGGAGAGTCCATCGCTTCTCTGGATGTAAAAAGCCTATTCACTCGCATACCAGTGGACAAGACCATCAATATTACCTTAAGGAGAATCTGCCACTCAGATGCCACGCCCCATAAATTCAAAGGAGACTTGACAACTCCAAATCTGTACTATGGAGGCCTCCTTCCTCTCACATAA